Genomic DNA from Geminocystis sp. M7585_C2015_104:
CAGTCTTTGCTATCTCCTCCATAGTAGTTCCTCTATACCCATTCTCCAAAAATAACTTCAATGCCGCCGCCAAAATTTTTTCTGTTTTGTCCACTTCCACCACACAATCCTCCCTCGACAATGCTATAATCAAACTAGACCGTCTAGTCTAATATTAAAAACTAGACCGTCTAGTCTACAGGATAGCACAAAAACCACCATGGGAGAAATAACGGTAGCAAGGGACAAGGGAAAAACAATAGCCCTAATAAGTGGAGCATTAGGGGTGGCAATTCTGATGACAGCGGGGGTAAGTCTGTGGAAAAAACAACCCCTCCCCGCCCCAAAAACAGAAAACATAGTGCCCCCCCCCACAGTAACCATCTCCTCTGTGAGCGCCCTGGGCAGAATTGAACCACTGGGAGAGGTAATAAAGGTGGCGGCGGCCCCAACCCCCGGTGGCGCCAAGTTGAAAACCTTACTAGTTTCCCAGGGCACCTTGGTCAAGAAAGGGGACATTATAGGTTATACCACCGACTATGACCAAAAATTGGCGGAATTGGCAAGGGCTAAGAAGGATTTGAAGGTAGCCCAGGCCAATCTGCGGATTGTCAAGGCCGGTGCCAAGGAGGGGAGTATTTCTGCCCAAAAGGCCACTATTGCCAGACTACAAGCAGAACTACAGGGGGTAAAGGCCAGTGATAGTGCCTTGTTAGCGCGTTTACAGGCACAACTGGAAGGAGAAAAAATAGAAAAGAGGGCCACCGTGGAAAGGTTAAAGGCGGAAAGAGATAAGGCAGAGGCAGACTATCGCCGCTATCGACAATTGGCAGAAGAGGGTGTCATTCCTCAAGCGCAGTTGGAAACCTATCAGTTGAATTTGGAAACGGCAGAAAAACGTTATCGTGAGGCTACCGCTGCCTATAACAAGATTATTACCACCCTGACAGAGGAAATTGAACAAGCCAAGGCTGATGCCCAAAAACGCATCAATAGTCTTGTTAACCAAATCAAGGCG
This window encodes:
- a CDS encoding HlyD family efflux transporter periplasmic adaptor subunit, with the protein product MGEITVARDKGKTIALISGALGVAILMTAGVSLWKKQPLPAPKTENIVPPPTVTISSVSALGRIEPLGEVIKVAAAPTPGGAKLKTLLVSQGTLVKKGDIIGYTTDYDQKLAELARAKKDLKVAQANLRIVKAGAKEGSISAQKATIARLQAELQGVKASDSALLARLQAQLEGEKIEKRATVERLKAERDKAEADYRRYRQLAEEGVIPQAQLETYQLNLETAEKRYREATAAYNKIITTLTEEIEQAKADAQKRINSLVNQIKAAEATLREISEVRDVDVALAQAEVERAMAVVKKAETDLELTVIRAPMDGEILEIKTYPGESINNQEGVVEMADTSQMMVVAEVYESDVGKVKIGQVAEIRSENNSFEGVITGKVFQISPKIAKKDILQTDPAASVDARVIEVKIKVDPQYTSLIKNLIYSQVLVNIKL